The following coding sequences lie in one Streptomyces albofaciens JCM 4342 genomic window:
- a CDS encoding (R)-mandelonitrile lyase, which translates to MEITRARPDSQAGPAEHFTGTVWLDELAAPPAPSRLRMFSVHFAPGARTAWHRHPHGQVLHVTEGTGLVQRRGGPVEEIRAGDTVWTPAGTWHWHGAAPGTFMTHLAVVEAAADGTTTEWGCLVDDARPE; encoded by the coding sequence GTGGAGATCACCCGCGCCCGCCCGGACAGCCAGGCGGGCCCCGCCGAGCACTTCACCGGCACCGTGTGGCTGGACGAGCTGGCGGCACCGCCCGCGCCGTCCCGGCTGCGCATGTTCAGCGTCCACTTCGCGCCCGGCGCCCGTACCGCCTGGCACCGCCACCCGCACGGGCAGGTCCTGCACGTCACCGAGGGCACCGGCCTGGTGCAGCGCCGGGGCGGCCCGGTCGAGGAGATCAGGGCCGGCGACACGGTGTGGACCCCCGCGGGCACCTGGCACTGGCACGGCGCCGCGCCCGGCACGTTCATGACCCACCTCGCCGTGGTCGAGGCGGCGGCCGACGGGACCACCACCGAGTGGGGCTGCCTGGTCGACGACGCCCGCCCCGAGTGA
- a CDS encoding TetR/AcrR family transcriptional regulator, which yields MTTSERLIESTRELLWERGFTGTSPKAILQRAGVGQGSMYHHFAGKSDLALAAIRRTAESMRATAETALSGEGGAYDRVRAYLLRERDVLRGCPVGRLTMDPDVIADPALRQPVFETLDWLRGRIAGILREGLERGEFDAELDPEGTAAAVVATVQGGYVLARAAESPAPFDTAVHGVLALLAARTARA from the coding sequence ATGACCACCTCCGAACGGCTCATCGAGAGCACCCGGGAGCTCCTGTGGGAGCGCGGTTTCACCGGCACCAGCCCGAAGGCGATCCTCCAGCGCGCGGGCGTCGGCCAGGGCAGCATGTACCACCACTTCGCGGGCAAGTCCGACCTCGCGCTCGCCGCCATCCGCCGGACCGCCGAGAGCATGCGGGCCACCGCCGAGACGGCCCTGTCCGGCGAGGGCGGCGCGTACGACCGGGTGCGCGCCTACCTGCTGCGCGAACGGGACGTGCTGCGCGGCTGCCCGGTGGGCCGGCTGACCATGGACCCCGACGTCATCGCCGACCCGGCGCTGCGGCAGCCGGTGTTCGAGACGCTGGACTGGCTGCGCGGCCGGATCGCCGGAATCCTCCGCGAGGGCCTGGAGCGGGGCGAGTTCGACGCGGAGCTGGACCCGGAGGGCACGGCCGCGGCCGTGGTCGCCACCGTGCAGGGCGGTTACGTACTGGCCCGCGCCGCGGAGTCGCCCGCCCCCTTCGACACCGCCGTACACGGCGTGCTCGCCCTCCTCGCGGCGCGCACCGCCCGCGCCTGA